Proteins from a genomic interval of Ndongobacter massiliensis:
- a CDS encoding bifunctional dihydroorotate dehydrogenase B NAD binding subunit/NADPH-dependent glutamate synthase: MFEIVSKEILSGEIFSMEIVAPRIAQHCHPGQFLIIKADRYSERIPLTLADYDRTKRTVTVVVQRVGASTKKLAEYKVGDMLEDVVGPLGRPSDFLYERPDVLRKRRYCFIGGGLGNAPIYPQVKWMKRHGVDVDVIMGARTKELIFWEEKMRAAAENVYVTTDDGSYGREGMVTKCLEDLVKKENKHYDQIIVIGPMIMMKFVCKLTAKNGLNIPTIVSMNPIMVDGTGMCGACRLTVDGEVKFACADGPEFDGHKIDFDEAMNRMKLYKTPEGRAQLRLREGDSFHSGECVDVAEEATDGDSVWKVVPISEQDPLIRSNNFEEVCLGYLPEEAKREAARCIDCKNPKCVDGCPVSIDIPGFIRFLKEGNFQESFRILSESTALPAVCGRVCPQEEQCEGRCIRGLRGDPVAIGKLERFVADWARANELAPAQPPMERKGQKVAVIGSGPAGLACAGDLAKMGYDVTIFESLHLAGGVLQYGIPEFRLPKETVVEYEVENVKRLGVRIETDVFVGRSITIKQLMEDEHFEAVFIASGAGLPRFMHIPGENANGVLSANEYLTRTNLMRAYDQKYDTRVTEGRSVAVIGGGNVAMDAARTALRLGAESRIIYRRSENELPARTEEVHHAKEEGVIFNFLQTPTEILVDDQGWVSAIRCVKMKLGEPDESGRRRPEVIPGSEFVLAADVVIMALGTNPNPISTRTCEEITLNRWKGIVINEQTGMTTMPGVFAGGDAVTGSATVILAMGAGRKAAAGIDQYLSEKRAEMKQG; encoded by the coding sequence ATGTTTGAAATTGTAAGCAAGGAAATTCTCAGTGGTGAAATTTTCAGTATGGAGATTGTCGCACCGCGCATTGCACAGCACTGTCATCCGGGACAATTTCTAATCATCAAAGCCGATCGCTATAGCGAGCGAATCCCGCTGACGCTGGCGGATTATGATCGTACGAAGCGAACGGTGACGGTCGTCGTACAGCGTGTAGGTGCTTCGACAAAAAAACTGGCGGAATACAAAGTGGGCGATATGCTGGAAGATGTCGTCGGTCCCTTGGGACGCCCTTCCGATTTCCTTTACGAGCGACCGGATGTCCTGCGCAAAAGACGGTACTGCTTTATTGGCGGCGGATTGGGGAATGCTCCGATTTACCCACAAGTCAAATGGATGAAGCGCCACGGTGTGGACGTCGATGTCATTATGGGTGCGCGCACGAAAGAACTCATTTTTTGGGAAGAGAAAATGCGTGCGGCGGCAGAGAATGTGTATGTAACGACGGATGACGGCAGTTACGGGCGGGAAGGCATGGTCACGAAGTGCTTGGAAGATCTGGTCAAGAAAGAAAACAAACACTACGATCAAATCATCGTGATCGGACCGATGATTATGATGAAATTTGTCTGCAAGCTGACAGCGAAAAACGGATTGAATATTCCGACAATTGTCTCGATGAACCCCATAATGGTCGACGGAACGGGTATGTGCGGTGCCTGTCGTCTCACCGTGGACGGCGAAGTAAAATTTGCCTGCGCGGATGGTCCGGAATTTGACGGTCACAAAATTGATTTTGACGAGGCAATGAATCGGATGAAGCTGTATAAAACGCCGGAGGGACGAGCGCAGTTGCGTCTGCGGGAAGGAGACAGTTTTCACAGCGGCGAGTGCGTCGATGTCGCTGAGGAAGCAACAGATGGGGATAGTGTATGGAAGGTGGTTCCGATCAGTGAACAGGATCCGCTTATCCGCTCCAATAATTTTGAGGAAGTCTGTCTGGGCTATCTGCCGGAAGAGGCGAAACGCGAGGCGGCACGCTGCATTGATTGTAAAAATCCGAAGTGCGTGGACGGGTGCCCCGTTTCCATTGACATTCCGGGCTTTATTCGCTTCCTCAAAGAAGGGAATTTTCAGGAATCGTTCCGGATCCTCAGCGAATCGACGGCACTTCCCGCAGTGTGCGGGCGCGTGTGTCCGCAGGAAGAACAGTGCGAGGGGCGCTGTATACGCGGTTTGCGCGGGGATCCGGTCGCAATCGGAAAATTGGAGCGCTTTGTTGCCGATTGGGCACGCGCCAACGAACTGGCGCCGGCGCAGCCGCCGATGGAGAGAAAGGGACAGAAAGTCGCCGTGATCGGTTCTGGCCCGGCGGGGTTGGCCTGTGCCGGTGATTTGGCGAAGATGGGCTATGATGTCACAATTTTTGAATCCCTCCACCTAGCGGGCGGAGTGTTGCAATACGGCATTCCGGAGTTTCGCCTGCCGAAAGAGACCGTCGTCGAATATGAAGTGGAGAATGTAAAAAGACTCGGTGTGCGCATTGAAACGGACGTTTTTGTCGGGCGTAGCATCACGATCAAGCAGTTGATGGAAGACGAGCACTTTGAAGCGGTCTTTATCGCTTCCGGCGCCGGGCTGCCGCGCTTTATGCATATCCCGGGGGAAAATGCCAATGGCGTTCTTTCCGCCAATGAGTACCTGACGCGTACGAATCTCATGCGCGCCTACGACCAGAAATATGATACACGTGTGACCGAAGGACGCTCGGTTGCGGTGATTGGCGGCGGCAACGTGGCGATGGACGCGGCGCGTACGGCGCTGCGCCTGGGAGCGGAGAGCCGCATCATCTACCGGCGCAGCGAAAATGAATTGCCGGCGCGCACGGAAGAGGTTCATCATGCCAAGGAAGAGGGTGTGATCTTCAACTTTTTGCAGACGCCGACGGAAATTCTGGTCGACGATCAGGGATGGGTTTCTGCGATTCGGTGCGTCAAGATGAAGCTCGGAGAACCCGATGAATCCGGACGCCGTCGGCCGGAAGTGATTCCGGGTTCAGAATTTGTATTGGCGGCCGATGTCGTCATCATGGCTCTGGGAACGAACCCGAATCCGATTTCGACGCGTACCTGTGAAGAAATCACCTTAAACCGCTGGAAGGGCATTGTGATCAATGAACAAACCGGGATGACGACCATGCCGGGCGTGTTTGCCGGGGGCGATGCGGTCACCGGATCGGCAACGGTGATTTTGGCAATGGGCGCCGGACGAAAAGCGGCAGCGGGCATTGACCAATATCTATCAGAAAAACGGGCGGAAATGAAACAGGGCTGA